GGAGACGTACAGAGATGCCGCGAGTTTATAAAAGGACGCGTCACGCGTCTGCCAATTCGTCGTGTAGCGCGAGTGCGACAGCCTGGCTCGATGAGGACAGCTGGCGGTGTGACGGTAACAGTAGGGATTTCGACGAAATTACCATGGGAGGCCTTGGCCGGGGACGGAATGACATGAATGCCCTTGCAGATATTATCGTAGCCCACCAAATATGGCGTATCCAGTCGCATTGCATCGTCGAGAGCGTACATCTCATCCAATGGTCATCCGACCGTTTGATCGGCTCGCAAGTCATCTTAAATTGGAAGATGGAATAGTGAATGTATATGCATCGACGTAAGCTGGCGCATCGAGGCAGGATTGACTCGTTCTTTGAACCCAACGGGCGATCTCCTGCGACAGCTGGTGGCATGGCGCGGTAAGAAGGCATAGGCTTATCGCCACGTGGGCGTCGTCTCCTCGGGGAGCACGCCCTGGACAGGACTACTGCCTCGGGAGGGCGGAGGCGGAGGCAGTGTAGGGTGGGAGAGTGGGATGGAACACGTGGTGTCTAATGCTCCGCGGAATTAGTTGGATTTAAGTGACTCCCCTGTCCCGGGACCGACCGACCCCATCATCACTTTTTTTATGACGCTAGTGTCGTACCCGCAGCCTACACCCACGGGTACGACACAATAATGGCAACACAAGTTgacattattatattaaatattatatgaagAAACATAAGAGGTTTTTCATGTGACAAGTCGAATCCTATCTTTCTTCACCAGCATAAATGTCACAGTAAGAGAAATAAGGAGACGAAGCATTATTGTGTAACAGTTCAATTTAGGACTAGGAAGTGTAAAATACGGTGGATATCACGAATATTTTCAGGTGCGCTGTTTTTGAGAGACGCCGATTaggaatgggggggggggggggggggggatgaacgaGGATGTGGGACCCATGAGAGAGGCATGCGGTGGGTGGGGGAGTGGGGGGCGCTTGAAAAGTGGCACGTGTTTTACAAGACGAGATGCCGAAAGAAAAAGACGGGAATATATTATTCCTTTTGTTTTTATGCTTCAGCCTCCGTAAGGAAAAATGATTCCTTTTGCTTTTGACGTCGACCATCGGCTCCTTTAAATAAAGGAACAACAGCCACCCTTTAATCGATTTATGTTCGGCAAAGTGCATTGCCGTTAGCTCTCATAAAGGAATCATCGGCCATAAACAACGAGCAAAGTGACACGCTTGATTAGATACGTATTGGTTATTTGCATCATTCATCTCTTATAAAGTCTATAACATTTAACACTCTCTTGTGTCTCTTACATTTAATACTTCCAACATAGACCGTTTAATTTAGTTCAAGTTCTCGTTCGTTGTCATTCACAAGTTGATATAATGATCACTCATGTTGATATGCAATTCAAGTCTGGTTCAATAGTCGAAAACTTGTTTTGTGATACGATTCAACATTTATACAACCAAAAAAAATTCCTTTTTCCATTGTTGATCTGAtacaaattgcctttatatctaCACATCTCTCCAAAGTTATTCGGAGGATTACAGCTAGAATTACGGGACGGCTTCTATGTTTTGGACCTCATTGACGCCATTTTGTACGGCCATCACCCTCCGATCTGATTTGCACTGTCACGCACCAGAAAAGCGTCCGTCCATCTTCGTGTCACGAATCACGATGTCATCGAACGATCACTCCTACGGTACAGATCGTTGCCCCTGGTCCGATGCCGGCGCGCAAACCAGCCGCCAAACAGCCACGAGGACTTCGCCGCCTCGATCTCCTCTGCATCTATTCGGGAATGACGCTCAGATCCGGCGCAAACTTGCCCCCTCCGCCACCTCCCGTCCTCGTCCTCCGCCCCTTCTCTTCCTCGGCCGTCCCCGCAGGGAACACCAGCGGTGTCACGGCGCCCACCAGCGCGGCGCTCGCCTTCACCGCGAGCGCCGCGAGCTCCTCGGCGTGGATCGGGCGGCTTAGCATTTTGCGCGGGAGCACGAAGTAGAGCTGCCCCGGGCGGAGCTCTTCGTGCGCGCCCACCGTTGAGACGAGCCCCTCGAACTCCATCCCGTCCGCGTCGCACACGAAGAAGCGGGCGGCGTCCTTCCCCAGCACGCGCAAGGCCGTCACGGGCCGCGTATACTCCCGGAGCCCACCGTCGGGGAGGATCACCTTCGCCGTCCCGGACGCCGCCACCACGGCCGCCGCCTCGCTCGACATGCACGCCCCCATTGCCGCCCGAGTGGTGTGCCAAAACGCCGGTCTCTTTCGTTCTATTGGAGATGACACGATGGCCTATGGGGGAGGCGAGTTTAAGTATACGGAGAGCGGGGCGTGTCGCCGGCTACCACTTTGTCGTGTAGCGATCTGATGACAGCCTGTGGGTCGCACGTTGGTATGCGGAATTGAGCTTGTCGATTGTGGATTGTCAAAAGTACCCTCAAAAATAGGAGATCTCATTCACGTTTGAGGTCAATTTAGTCAATTAACCGACAGCAAGATTCTCGATGCCGCGCTTGGATCGGTATACCCGAGACAAAGCATCAGAGGGAGGTGAATGCACCACGTGGCTTCTGAGGTCGCCGCATGATTGCTTGATTTTAAATCATCGACTCCGCTGTCCCCCCACCCACCGCCGCTTCTGCTCTTTGTCGCGACACGAAGTATCGGGGATCCTACGTGCGCCCGGTGACACCGCGACATAGCTCGTCATCCCTTCTTCGTACTCGATCTCGAAGTTCCTGTTGGTTTGGCCAATGGGGGATGGCGAATTCTCCTGGGGAGTGCAGGTGACAAACCAGGTGTGGGCTCGCGGTCCATCTTAACTCTTATGTATTGGGCCTGCTGTTTCGGGTCCAGTTCCAATCGGAATCAAGTTCAAGTCGATCATCATCGTCGTAAGCACACATGAAAATTTTTGCGTTCTCACAAAACTCTGCATAATCGACGTGATTAGTGTTGATATGGAGTGCACCATCAATCAATTATTATCTGATATATAATTCTCATATGATGCCTAgggtaaaaataaaatataagtcaCTATATATCTGTCTACTCACGTACACGAATGTCCCCCTCTTATCGTCTACATAGATAAAGGTTCAAGAGTAGTCTATTAGAGGTGATTAGAGATTGtattctcataaaatatttcataaaatattttatccattTATGATTAAGTATATATGCTTATTTTTAACACAATAAAAGGGATCATCTTTTTGATCACTCGTGTCCACACTCAAATATCTAGGGTTATTAACTTTGAAATCGAAAGGACCGGGTCCAAAAACCTCTTCCAACCTTGATTTTTGCACAAGTGACACCTTATGAGCTCAACATTTTTACTTCAAAAATATCTTGAATAATACTATGCATATTAGTATACTATCATCTTGAATAATATCTTGAACCATATTGAGCTGGCGAAAATATCAACGACTTGTTCCAATAACAAAAGTGTCAAACACTTATGTATAAGACTTCAATAGGTTTATAAGTGTTAAATAAGTATGCTATCATCAACATGGACATAGATGGTTCAAGCAAATCAAGTTAATCTACGAATTATCTCATTAGATGCATTACGACAAATTGATAACATAAAATGCTATTTTTGTTAGGATCTTAAAGACACTatagggggaggggtgaattagtacaataatattttaaaattcaatCAATAAATCAATATATATCGAAAAACGTTTGTTCAAATTAATATACTAATTATCTCATCATATGCATTATGACAAATCGATCACATatagtattatttttattaagattttaAAGGCATTTAGTGAGGgagagaggtgaattagtgtaacaatATTTTTAACTAATTTTAAAGCTCGATCGATAAATCAACACATATCAAAAAATCGATTGATCTAAGTTAAAGTTATAACTAAGAGAATAAAATTAAATCATAAGTAAAATATAAGCAATTAGAGGTAAATTGATTTATAGTGATTTAGTTTTCTCAACTTACGTCAATTTCTGATTTCTCTTCCCTCGAGGTTACTAACTTTCACTCTTGATTTTCtttccaatgggcgaagatcaactatctttgtcacaactttcttctttttaaggttgagaagataacttttcatactctttttataaatgatctcttACCTCCTATAACTTAGAATTTTAACTAAACTTAAGAGGACAATGAGACTCAAACTATACTCAAAATAAGAGTTTACGATAATTTTGTATAAAAAAATAAGTTCTTCATCAATCAAGCATAGGGTATTTATAAGTCCCAAAAGACTTCAACAATTGAGTAAAAAATTCAAATCCCAAAACTTTTATGGTACTGGTAATAACTACTATCAACACCGGACAATACTACCATCATAATGGAGCCATAAATCTTAgctctagtggtactaccaccaaCCTAATTAGTACTACCCGTGGGTGGTGCTATCATTGGCATGGGCAGTAGTAGTATTGAAATGTCGAAAAAGCACAAACAATACTTTTTCACCTGACTCAAGTTATATTACCACTTGGGTCTTATGGTATCACAACTTAGGCCTAAATTAAGGCCAATAATTTGACCTTCTAATAGGGCCAATTCAGCCTTGGTTAAAGCCCAATAAGTTTCttgacaagttggcatggtttGACTCAATACTAACTCAATTTGACATAGAAAGACCTTGATCAATATTTTAACAATCTAATTACATATCTAGCATAATTATGAAGCTTTCAACATATTGTATACCATTTCGGCATGTCGTTCAATCTTTCAACAAATTATCATTTTCTTCGGTATATCACCCGATTTATCGGCATGTCAATTTTCTCACGACATTTGATCTTTTAACATAATATTCAATCCTTCCAACACGATTCTTAAACTTATATCACGAAGTCCAATCTTTTGCATATTGAacaatcctctagctcgacatccaattttTGATATGATACTTTTGTCAGTATAATGTCCAATTCTCCTACTTTGACAATTTACTAATTGATGGTTCGAGTTCAAGATCGAAGTATtttctgcatcacttatctcaaaagtatattagtctATAAATTaatcaattgatttaatcatcaaaatatgagattcaataatctttccctttGTTATGATGATAATAAATTAATGACTAAGTTTCAATCAAGCTTCCTTTATCTATATGCCATTTTGAAAGGTTACGATAAACTTATCAAATGATCATATACTTTTTAAAATGCATatcctgaattcaagtcaaaagaaatttgatattatcgatattataattatattattaaagctaaaaaattaatattaa
The DNA window shown above is from Musa acuminata AAA Group cultivar baxijiao chromosome BXJ2-4, Cavendish_Baxijiao_AAA, whole genome shotgun sequence and carries:
- the LOC135609281 gene encoding uncharacterized protein LOC135609281, giving the protein MGACMSSEAAAVVAASGTAKVILPDGGLREYTRPVTALRVLGKDAARFFVCDADGMEFEGLVSTVGAHEELRPGQLYFVLPRKMLSRPIHAEELAALAVKASAALVGAVTPLVFPAGTAEEEKGRRTRTGGGGGGKFAPDLSVIPE